Proteins from one Aureimonas sp. SA4125 genomic window:
- a CDS encoding ABC transporter ATP-binding protein, whose product MGSNDPRAFPRSAGRPVPALDIAGVSHSYGARLALDDVSFTVPQGSFTALLGPNGAGKSTLFSLVTRLYNTSKGEISILGRALSREPGEALRRLGVVFQARTLDLDLSIRQNLAYHAALHGLPGRVARARTEAILKGSDLMDRLGEKARNLSGGQLRRVEIVRAFMHSPELILLDEPTVGLDIGSRAEIVAEVRRLVRQEGVSVLWATHLIDEVEASDRVVVLHKGRVLAEGGVAAIVEDQGASSIRDAFATLTGLARPDLGGPVAAEFRT is encoded by the coding sequence ATGGGATCCAACGATCCGCGCGCCTTCCCGCGCTCTGCGGGACGGCCGGTTCCAGCGCTCGACATCGCGGGCGTCAGCCACTCCTATGGAGCCCGGCTGGCGCTCGACGATGTCTCGTTCACTGTTCCGCAGGGCAGCTTCACCGCGCTTCTCGGTCCCAACGGCGCCGGCAAGTCGACGCTGTTCTCGCTCGTCACCCGCCTCTACAACACGTCCAAGGGCGAGATCTCGATCCTCGGCCGGGCGCTGTCGCGCGAACCGGGCGAAGCGCTGCGCCGCCTCGGCGTCGTGTTCCAGGCGCGCACTCTCGACCTCGATCTGTCGATCCGCCAGAATCTCGCCTATCACGCGGCGCTTCACGGCCTGCCCGGTCGTGTCGCGCGGGCGCGGACGGAGGCGATCCTGAAGGGAAGCGACCTGATGGACCGCCTCGGCGAAAAGGCCCGCAATCTCTCGGGCGGCCAGCTGCGCCGCGTCGAGATCGTGCGCGCCTTCATGCATTCCCCAGAGCTCATCCTTCTCGACGAGCCGACCGTCGGTCTCGACATCGGCTCGCGGGCCGAGATCGTGGCCGAGGTCCGCCGTCTCGTGCGGCAGGAGGGCGTCAGCGTCCTCTGGGCGACGCACCTCATCGACGAGGTCGAGGCAAGCGACCGGGTGGTCGTTCTGCACAAGGGCAGGGTCCTCGCCGAGGGCGGCGTTGCCGCCATCGTCGAGGACCAGGGCGCCAGCTCGATCCGCGACGCTTTTGCCACCCTTACCGGCCTTGCCCGGCCTGATCTCGGCGGCCCCGTCGCCGCGGAGTTCCGGACGTGA
- a CDS encoding ABC transporter permease codes for MSDAVRTPADSPPRPGFTSAHYLICFWGIVWREALRFLHQRERFVSALVRPLLWLFIFAAGFRQVLGVSIVPPYQTYILYEVYITPGLIGMIQLFNGMQSSLSMVYDRETGSMKTLLVSPLPRWFLLVSKLSAGVAVSLVQVYVFFAIAWFWEVHPPAIGYLTVFPALVLSGLMLGALGMLLSSLVQQLENFAGVMNFVIFPMYFASSALYPLWRILESSPLLYRICQANPFTHAVELIRFALYGQLNLAALAVVFGCTVLFLGGAILAYDPGRGVIGRKRQ; via the coding sequence GTGAGCGACGCCGTCCGGACTCCGGCAGACAGCCCTCCCCGGCCCGGCTTTACCTCGGCCCACTATCTCATCTGCTTCTGGGGCATCGTCTGGCGCGAGGCGCTGCGGTTCCTGCACCAGCGCGAGCGCTTCGTGTCGGCGCTGGTGCGCCCGCTGCTCTGGCTGTTCATCTTCGCCGCGGGCTTTCGCCAGGTGCTCGGCGTTTCCATCGTGCCCCCCTACCAGACCTACATTCTCTACGAGGTCTACATCACGCCGGGTCTCATCGGCATGATCCAGCTCTTCAACGGCATGCAATCCTCGCTGTCCATGGTCTACGACCGCGAGACCGGTTCGATGAAGACGCTGCTCGTCTCGCCGCTGCCGCGCTGGTTCCTCCTGGTGTCGAAGCTGTCGGCGGGTGTCGCGGTGTCGCTCGTCCAGGTCTACGTCTTCTTCGCCATCGCCTGGTTCTGGGAAGTGCATCCCCCGGCGATCGGCTATCTCACCGTGTTTCCGGCCCTCGTCCTGTCGGGCCTGATGCTCGGCGCGCTCGGGATGCTGCTGTCATCGCTGGTCCAGCAGCTCGAGAATTTTGCCGGGGTGATGAACTTCGTGATCTTTCCGATGTATTTTGCCTCATCGGCGCTCTATCCGCTCTGGCGCATCCTCGAATCGAGCCCGCTTCTCTACCGGATCTGCCAGGCCAATCCCTTTACCCACGCGGTGGAGCTGATACGCTTCGCCCTCTATGGCCAGTTGAACCTGGCGGCGCTCGCGGTCGTTTTCGGCTGTACGGTCCTTTTCCTCGGCGGGGCGATCCTTGCCTATGATCCCGGCCGTGGCGTCATCGGCCGCAAGCGGCAATAG
- a CDS encoding PQQ-dependent catabolism-associated CXXCW motif protein: MRGLAAFALALAFLTPLGTPALAVTTAAPVDVPVEPPGYRMDDYRSPTPATLAGANVVDTDAAKLLHDEKRAVFVDVLPRAPRPQGLPEGTVWHPKPRRDIPGSVWLVDTGYGALPPAMEAYFLNGLARATGGDKQRPVVFYCLRDCWMSWNAARRALSAGYGAVHWYPDGTDGWAEAGLPLEPREPETRPDE, from the coding sequence ATGCGCGGTCTGGCGGCGTTTGCACTCGCGCTGGCCTTCTTGACGCCGCTCGGCACCCCGGCACTTGCCGTGACGACTGCGGCGCCGGTGGATGTTCCGGTCGAGCCGCCGGGCTATCGAATGGATGACTACCGCTCGCCGACACCGGCAACGCTTGCCGGCGCCAACGTGGTCGATACCGATGCGGCGAAGCTTCTCCATGATGAAAAACGTGCCGTCTTCGTCGACGTCCTGCCGCGGGCGCCGCGGCCGCAGGGCCTGCCCGAGGGGACCGTCTGGCATCCCAAGCCGCGCCGGGATATTCCGGGTTCCGTCTGGCTGGTCGACACCGGCTACGGCGCGCTGCCGCCGGCAATGGAAGCCTATTTTCTGAATGGTCTGGCGAGGGCGACGGGCGGCGACAAGCAGCGACCCGTGGTTTTCTACTGCCTGCGCGACTGCTGGATGAGCTGGAACGCCGCCCGTCGCGCGCTCTCGGCCGGCTACGGCGCCGTCCATTGGTATCCCGACGGCACCGACGGCTGGGCCGAGGCCGGCCTTCCGCTCGAACCGCGGGAGCCGGAGACGCGCCCGGACGAATAG
- a CDS encoding substrate-binding domain-containing protein, which translates to MSGFRTSLGLAAAALFALAGTAHAQDREFGGSIELVDPNVLRVCADPSNLPFSNDKGAGFENALADFVAAKLGRKSVSYSFFPQATGFVRMTLAANACDVIMSYPQGDELVQNTNAYYRTAYSLVVPKDGPLAGVTTIGDPLLKDKVIGVVAGTPPGTYMARAGLIGKARGYQLMVDTRYDNSAQQMIEDLGKGEIDAAILWGPQAGYYAREAKKDYVVTPLVSETKGPPMAFRITMGVRVSDQEWKRTLNDMIRSNQDELNEILLSFGVPLLDEQDKPIVSKKHGG; encoded by the coding sequence ATGAGCGGGTTTCGCACCAGCCTTGGCCTCGCCGCTGCCGCCCTTTTCGCCCTTGCCGGCACCGCGCATGCGCAGGACCGCGAATTCGGCGGTTCGATCGAGCTGGTCGATCCCAATGTGCTGAGGGTCTGCGCCGACCCCAGCAACCTCCCCTTTTCCAACGACAAGGGCGCGGGGTTTGAAAATGCCCTCGCCGATTTCGTCGCGGCAAAGCTCGGGCGAAAGTCGGTGAGCTACAGCTTCTTCCCGCAAGCGACGGGATTCGTGCGGATGACGCTGGCCGCCAATGCCTGCGACGTCATCATGAGCTATCCGCAAGGCGACGAGCTCGTCCAGAACACCAACGCCTATTACCGCACCGCCTATTCGCTTGTCGTGCCGAAGGACGGTCCGCTGGCCGGCGTCACGACCATCGGCGATCCGCTTCTGAAGGACAAGGTGATCGGCGTTGTCGCCGGCACCCCGCCCGGCACCTACATGGCCCGCGCCGGCCTGATCGGAAAGGCGCGGGGCTACCAGCTGATGGTCGACACCCGCTACGACAACTCGGCCCAGCAGATGATCGAGGATCTCGGCAAGGGCGAGATCGATGCGGCGATCCTTTGGGGTCCGCAGGCCGGCTACTACGCCCGCGAGGCCAAGAAGGACTACGTCGTGACGCCGCTGGTGAGCGAGACGAAGGGTCCGCCGATGGCCTTTCGCATCACCATGGGCGTCCGCGTCTCAGACCAGGAGTGGAAGCGGACGCTGAACGACATGATCCGCTCCAATCAGGACGAGCTGAACGAGATCCTCCTGTCGTTCGGCGTGCCATTGCTCGACGAGCAGGACAAGCCGATCGTCTCGAAGAAGCACGGCGGCTAG
- a CDS encoding cytochrome c → MNRTLLALAGTALLATTSLGSAQTAQAPAQIVPAAPAGAAAATATSPAAAPATPAATPAAPAAAPTAPAAAAPAAATATASAAPAAGGAMSIDSKENGMEATPGEEGKFVDSAGNPIYAKNADGTFDYYTWRGYKKYSANCFQCHGPDGLGSSFAPNLAEQLQRINYYDFTGIVVNGQQNKWHPVNSIMPAWGEDVNVMCFLDSIYVYLRGRADGAIPRGEPKKPALNKEAQAAENSCLGF, encoded by the coding sequence ATGAACCGCACCCTACTCGCCCTTGCCGGCACCGCCCTTCTGGCGACGACCTCCCTCGGTTCGGCCCAGACGGCCCAGGCGCCTGCACAGATCGTGCCGGCGGCCCCCGCCGGCGCGGCTGCGGCCACCGCCACTTCTCCGGCTGCCGCGCCCGCGACGCCCGCTGCCACGCCGGCGGCACCAGCCGCAGCGCCGACCGCCCCTGCTGCCGCTGCGCCGGCAGCTGCAACGGCCACTGCCTCGGCCGCGCCCGCCGCTGGCGGCGCAATGTCGATCGACTCGAAAGAGAACGGAATGGAAGCGACGCCCGGGGAAGAGGGCAAGTTTGTCGACTCGGCTGGCAATCCCATCTACGCCAAGAATGCCGACGGAACGTTCGACTACTACACCTGGCGCGGCTACAAGAAGTATTCTGCCAACTGCTTCCAGTGCCACGGGCCTGACGGCCTCGGCTCGTCCTTCGCGCCGAATCTCGCCGAGCAGCTGCAGCGGATCAACTACTACGACTTCACCGGAATCGTGGTGAACGGTCAGCAGAACAAGTGGCATCCGGTCAATTCGATCATGCCCGCCTGGGGCGAGGACGTGAACGTGATGTGCTTCCTCGACAGCATCTACGTCTATCTTCGTGGCCGGGCCGACGGGGCCATTCCGCGGGGCGAGCCGAAAAAGCCGGCGCTCAACAAGGAAGCGCAGGCGGCCGAAAATTCCTGCCTGGGGTTCTGA
- the xoxF5 gene encoding lanthanide-dependent methanol dehydrogenase XoxF5: MIGLGAGIASANEALATMQQNAADWTMPTGDYANTRYSTLDKINKGNVKDLVPAWTFSTGVLRGHEGNPLVIGDTMFVHTPFPNIVYALDLKDNGSIKWKYEPVQDPNVIPVMCCDTVNRGVAYAPAAEGGKNLIILHQADTTVVALDAATGEQVWTVKNGDPSKGETGTAAPMVVKDKVMIGISGGEFGVRGSLTAYNLKDGTQAWRAYSTGPDAEMLFDPEKTTALGKPVGADSSLKTWEGDQWKIGGGTTWGWYSYDPELNLIYYGTGNPSTWNPSQRPGDNKWSMAIMARDADTGMAKWVYQMTPHDEWDFDGVNEMILADIDVDGAPRKVLAHFDRNGFAYTLDRATGELLVAKKYDPAVNWATEVVMDKESEQYGRPQVVAQYSTEQNGEDVNSTGICPAALGTKDQQPAAFSPKTKLFYVPTNHVCMDYEPFRVAYTAGQPYVGATLSMYPAPNSHGGMGNFIAWDAGKGEIVWSLPEQFSVWSGALATAGDIVFYGTLEGFLKAVDSTTGEELYKFKTPSGIIANVMTYETDGQQFVGVLSGIGGWAGIGLAAGLTDPNAGLGAVGGYAALSKYTALGGQLTVFTVPNQTAAK, encoded by the coding sequence ATGATCGGCCTCGGGGCCGGGATTGCTTCCGCGAACGAGGCGTTGGCAACGATGCAGCAAAATGCTGCGGACTGGACGATGCCGACGGGCGATTACGCCAACACGCGATACTCGACCCTCGACAAGATCAACAAGGGCAACGTCAAGGACCTCGTCCCGGCCTGGACCTTCTCGACCGGCGTTCTGCGCGGCCATGAAGGCAATCCGCTGGTGATCGGGGACACGATGTTTGTCCACACGCCGTTCCCGAACATCGTCTACGCGCTCGACCTGAAGGATAACGGGTCGATCAAGTGGAAGTACGAGCCGGTGCAGGATCCGAACGTCATTCCGGTGATGTGCTGCGATACCGTCAACCGCGGCGTTGCCTATGCCCCGGCTGCCGAGGGCGGCAAGAACCTGATCATCCTGCATCAGGCGGACACCACGGTGGTTGCGCTCGATGCGGCGACCGGCGAGCAGGTCTGGACGGTCAAGAACGGCGATCCGAGCAAGGGCGAGACCGGCACGGCCGCGCCGATGGTCGTCAAGGACAAGGTGATGATCGGCATCTCCGGCGGCGAGTTCGGCGTGCGCGGATCGCTGACGGCCTACAATCTCAAGGACGGCACGCAGGCATGGCGCGCCTATTCCACGGGCCCGGACGCCGAAATGCTGTTCGACCCGGAGAAGACCACGGCCCTCGGCAAGCCCGTCGGTGCGGACTCTTCGCTGAAGACCTGGGAAGGCGATCAGTGGAAGATCGGTGGCGGCACCACCTGGGGCTGGTACTCCTACGATCCGGAGCTGAACCTCATCTATTACGGCACGGGCAACCCCTCGACCTGGAACCCGTCGCAGCGTCCGGGCGACAACAAGTGGTCGATGGCCATCATGGCGCGTGATGCCGACACCGGCATGGCGAAGTGGGTCTATCAGATGACCCCGCACGACGAGTGGGACTTCGACGGCGTCAACGAGATGATCCTCGCGGACATCGATGTCGACGGCGCTCCGCGCAAGGTGCTGGCGCATTTCGACCGCAACGGCTTTGCCTACACGCTCGACCGTGCCACCGGCGAACTGCTCGTCGCCAAGAAGTACGATCCGGCCGTGAACTGGGCGACGGAAGTCGTCATGGACAAGGAATCGGAGCAGTACGGCCGTCCGCAGGTGGTCGCGCAGTACTCGACCGAGCAGAACGGCGAAGACGTGAACTCGACGGGCATCTGCCCGGCCGCTCTCGGCACCAAGGACCAGCAGCCGGCGGCGTTCTCGCCGAAGACCAAGCTGTTCTACGTGCCGACCAACCACGTCTGCATGGACTACGAGCCGTTCCGTGTCGCCTACACCGCCGGCCAGCCCTATGTCGGCGCGACGCTGTCGATGTACCCGGCCCCCAACAGCCATGGCGGCATGGGCAACTTCATTGCCTGGGACGCCGGCAAGGGTGAGATCGTCTGGTCGCTCCCCGAGCAGTTCTCGGTCTGGTCGGGTGCGCTCGCCACGGCTGGCGACATCGTGTTCTACGGCACGCTGGAAGGTTTTCTGAAGGCTGTCGACTCGACCACGGGCGAGGAACTCTACAAGTTCAAGACCCCGTCGGGCATCATCGCCAACGTGATGACCTATGAGACTGACGGCCAGCAGTTCGTCGGCGTGCTCTCGGGCATCGGCGGCTGGGCGGGCATCGGCCTCGCGGCCGGCCTCACCGACCCGAACGCCGGTCTCGGCGCGGTCGGCGGCTACGCCGCCCTGTCGAAGTACACCGCGCTCGGCGGCCAGCTGACGGTGTTCACCGTTCCGAACCAGACCGCGGCGAAGTAG
- a CDS encoding quinoprotein relay system zinc metallohydrolase 2, with product MMSRRSLLQLGLVMASGAAKAANADAEGPLETGRFRAIADGVYVRLGRVALISQGNLGAIANLGFVVGKDAVAMIDSGGSMEDGRAALAAIRAVTSLPVRYLVNTHMHPDHIFGNEVFRQAGAEIIAHHALPAALAARRETYLTTMRDELGARLTAEVTIALPDSTVDGERLLDLGGRQLRLTAWGTAHTDNDLTVLDETSGTLFAGDLVFLDHVPIVDGSLKGWIAQLDALAALPAERVVPGHGPVAASWPQALQPGRRYLETLAGDIRLAIAEGRTLSEAIATAGASEAGNWALFDDYNARNASAAFAELEWE from the coding sequence ATGATGTCGCGGAGAAGCCTCCTCCAACTCGGCCTTGTGATGGCGTCGGGGGCGGCGAAAGCTGCAAATGCGGACGCCGAGGGGCCGCTGGAAACAGGGCGATTCCGGGCCATCGCCGATGGCGTCTATGTGCGGCTGGGACGGGTGGCGCTGATCAGCCAAGGGAATCTCGGTGCCATCGCCAATCTCGGCTTCGTCGTCGGGAAGGATGCCGTCGCGATGATCGACAGCGGGGGCAGCATGGAGGACGGGCGTGCCGCGCTGGCCGCCATCCGCGCCGTGACGAGCCTGCCCGTGCGCTACCTCGTCAACACCCACATGCATCCCGACCATATCTTCGGCAACGAGGTCTTCAGGCAGGCGGGCGCAGAGATCATCGCCCATCATGCCCTTCCCGCGGCGCTGGCCGCACGGCGCGAGACCTATCTGACGACCATGCGAGACGAGCTCGGGGCACGGTTGACCGCCGAGGTGACGATCGCCTTGCCCGACAGCACCGTCGACGGCGAACGCCTGCTCGATCTCGGCGGCCGACAGTTGCGCCTGACGGCCTGGGGGACGGCGCATACCGATAACGACCTCACCGTCCTCGACGAGACGAGCGGCACACTGTTTGCCGGCGACCTGGTGTTTCTCGACCATGTGCCGATCGTCGATGGCAGCCTCAAGGGCTGGATTGCCCAGCTGGATGCCCTCGCCGCCCTGCCGGCAGAGCGCGTCGTGCCGGGCCATGGCCCTGTGGCTGCGTCCTGGCCGCAGGCGCTTCAGCCCGGGCGGCGCTATCTGGAGACGCTGGCCGGCGACATCCGGCTTGCCATCGCCGAGGGGCGGACACTGAGCGAGGCGATCGCCACGGCCGGCGCCAGCGAGGCCGGGAACTGGGCGCTGTTCGACGACTACAACGCCCGCAACGCCTCCGCCGCTTTCGCCGAGCTCGAATGGGAATGA
- a CDS encoding quinoprotein dehydrogenase-associated SoxYZ-like carrier, whose product MLNHDGRRPRPSFRATLTSGTLAFALLTAGTASAVSASPDTAPSPEEIAGQAESSWPGLVTDVFDDRPMQDGTGVITLEAPARATDPAIVPVKLTLDPAKNIRKVTLVIDENPSPVAATFTIGAKSGLTELETRVRVNAYTDIHAVAEAADGTLYMVKRFVKAAGGCAAPAAKDAVAAAKTIGQMRLKRFGAQEGSDGARQVAQLMVRHPNNSGLQKDQVTLLYIPAHFITDIRVESAGEEIFSMTGGISISEDPNFRFAYAGKGDEEFHAKATDTEGAVFEKEFAPGSS is encoded by the coding sequence ATGCTCAATCACGACGGCCGCCGGCCACGACCCTCATTCCGCGCCACGCTGACCTCGGGCACGCTGGCTTTTGCGCTCCTGACCGCCGGAACGGCATCGGCCGTCTCTGCATCGCCCGACACCGCACCTTCGCCTGAGGAGATTGCCGGCCAGGCGGAGTCATCCTGGCCGGGCCTCGTCACCGACGTGTTCGACGACCGGCCGATGCAGGACGGCACCGGCGTCATCACGCTCGAAGCGCCGGCCCGCGCGACCGATCCGGCGATCGTCCCGGTCAAGCTGACTCTCGATCCGGCGAAGAACATCCGCAAGGTGACGCTCGTCATCGACGAAAACCCCTCGCCGGTCGCCGCCACCTTCACGATCGGTGCCAAGTCGGGCCTGACGGAGCTGGAGACGCGCGTGCGCGTCAACGCCTATACCGACATCCACGCCGTGGCCGAGGCTGCGGACGGCACGCTCTACATGGTCAAGCGCTTCGTGAAGGCGGCCGGCGGCTGCGCCGCGCCCGCCGCCAAGGACGCGGTGGCCGCCGCCAAGACGATCGGCCAGATGCGGCTGAAGCGGTTCGGCGCGCAGGAAGGCTCGGACGGCGCGCGCCAGGTGGCCCAGCTGATGGTCCGTCATCCCAACAATTCAGGCCTGCAGAAGGATCAGGTGACGCTCCTCTACATTCCCGCGCATTTCATCACCGATATCCGCGTCGAGAGCGCCGGCGAGGAGATCTTCTCCATGACAGGCGGCATCTCGATCTCGGAAGATCCGAATTTTCGCTTCGCCTATGCCGGAAAGGGCGACGAAGAGTTTCACGCCAAGGCGACAGACACCGAAGGTGCGGTCTTCGAGAAGGAATTTGCACCCGGCAGTTCCTGA